A genomic stretch from Haloarchaeobius amylolyticus includes:
- the metG gene encoding methionine--tRNA ligase, with protein sequence MSNDDFPTDNTAVVTCGLPYANGDLHVGHLRGYTSADTFNRALRKLGQQTAYVCGSDMHGTPIAVNAEKAGVSPEEFALDYHEQYEETFPRFNIEFDNYGHTHDETNTETTQSIVRKLEDEGYVYEKEIKVAWDPVEDQPLPDRYVEGTCPYCGEQARGDECDEGCGRHLEPGEIEDPVSSVTGNPAEYRERPHKFFEVSELSDYLTEFLDDLQGTSNAKNQPREWIESGLQDWCITRDLDWGIDYPGENPENLVLYVWVDAPIEYISSTKQYSEKVGKDEYDWENVWRDDDGEIIHVIGRDIIQHHTIFWPAMLHVAEYNAPRAICATGFVTINGKGLSTSRNRAIWAQEYLDEGFHPDLLRYYLTTMGGFQQDLDFSWDRFQERVNGELVGTVGNFLYRSLLFAQRNFGGTPAADLSAEVEARIEAAIADFTDAVNEYEIRRAGDAAVKLAQFGNEYIQQHEPWKLDDEEAAPVIRDCVQIAKAVTLLIEPITPGKAEQAWDQFAGEGDVHEVTVDAALEPPAAEFDEPTELFEKVEDERVAELNEKLAERVAEAEDDEDESESDDTAGDDEADVSDELEPLLDSRIDFDDFQELDIRVGRIESAEPIEDSDKLAKLSVDIGVETRQVVAGIKQLHDLDELPGTKVVLLANMEKAELFGVESNGMVLAAGEEADLLTTHGDAEPGTKVR encoded by the coding sequence ATGAGCAACGACGACTTTCCCACGGACAACACCGCGGTGGTGACGTGTGGGTTGCCCTACGCCAACGGCGACCTGCACGTCGGCCACCTGCGGGGCTACACGAGTGCAGACACGTTCAACCGCGCGCTCCGGAAACTGGGCCAGCAGACGGCGTACGTCTGTGGCTCGGACATGCACGGGACACCTATCGCGGTGAACGCCGAGAAGGCCGGCGTCTCGCCCGAGGAGTTCGCGCTGGACTACCACGAGCAGTACGAGGAGACGTTCCCGCGGTTCAACATCGAGTTCGACAACTACGGGCACACCCACGACGAGACGAACACGGAGACCACCCAGTCCATCGTCCGCAAACTGGAGGACGAGGGCTACGTCTACGAGAAGGAGATCAAGGTCGCCTGGGACCCCGTCGAGGACCAGCCGTTGCCGGACCGCTACGTGGAGGGCACCTGCCCGTACTGTGGCGAGCAGGCCCGCGGCGACGAGTGCGACGAGGGCTGTGGTCGCCACCTCGAACCCGGCGAGATAGAGGACCCCGTCTCCTCGGTGACGGGCAACCCGGCGGAGTACCGCGAGCGCCCGCACAAGTTCTTCGAGGTCTCGGAGCTCTCGGACTACCTCACGGAGTTCCTCGACGACCTCCAGGGGACGAGCAACGCGAAGAACCAGCCCCGCGAGTGGATAGAGAGCGGGCTGCAGGACTGGTGTATCACCCGCGACCTCGACTGGGGCATCGACTACCCCGGCGAGAATCCCGAAAACCTGGTGCTGTACGTGTGGGTCGACGCGCCCATCGAGTACATCTCCAGCACGAAGCAGTACTCCGAGAAGGTCGGAAAAGACGAGTACGACTGGGAGAACGTCTGGCGCGACGACGACGGGGAGATCATCCACGTCATCGGCCGCGACATCATCCAGCACCACACCATCTTCTGGCCGGCGATGCTCCACGTGGCCGAGTACAACGCCCCGCGGGCCATCTGTGCGACCGGCTTCGTCACCATCAACGGGAAGGGCCTCTCGACGAGCCGGAACCGCGCCATCTGGGCGCAGGAGTACCTCGACGAGGGCTTCCACCCGGACCTCCTCCGGTACTACCTGACGACGATGGGCGGCTTCCAGCAGGACCTCGACTTCAGCTGGGACCGCTTCCAGGAGCGCGTCAACGGCGAGTTGGTAGGTACGGTCGGGAACTTCCTCTACCGCAGCCTGCTGTTCGCCCAGCGGAACTTCGGCGGGACGCCGGCGGCCGACCTCTCCGCGGAGGTCGAGGCGCGCATCGAGGCGGCCATCGCGGACTTCACCGACGCGGTCAACGAGTACGAGATCCGCCGGGCCGGCGACGCCGCGGTCAAACTCGCCCAGTTCGGGAACGAGTACATCCAGCAACACGAGCCCTGGAAGCTCGACGACGAGGAGGCTGCACCGGTCATCCGCGACTGCGTCCAGATCGCGAAGGCCGTCACGCTGCTCATCGAGCCCATCACGCCCGGCAAGGCCGAGCAGGCCTGGGACCAGTTCGCCGGCGAAGGCGACGTCCACGAGGTCACCGTCGACGCGGCGCTGGAGCCGCCGGCTGCCGAGTTCGACGAGCCCACAGAGCTGTTCGAGAAGGTCGAGGACGAGCGCGTCGCGGAGCTGAACGAGAAGCTCGCCGAGCGCGTCGCCGAGGCCGAGGACGACGAGGACGAAAGCGAAAGTGACGATACCGCGGGGGATGACGAGGCGGACGTGAGCGACGAACTCGAACCCCTGCTGGACTCGCGCATCGACTTCGACGACTTCCAGGAACTGGACATCCGGGTCGGCCGCATCGAATCGGCCGAGCCCATCGAGGACTCCGACAAACTGGCGAAGCTCTCGGTCGATATCGGCGTCGAGACGCGCCAGGTCGTCGCGGGCATCAAGCAGCTCCACGACCTCGACGAGCTGCCGGGCACGAAGGTCGTGCTGCTCGCGAACATGGAGAAGGCCGAGCTGTTCGGCGTCGAGTCGAACGGGATGGTACTGGCCGCCGGCGAGGAGGCCGACCTGCTGACGACCCACGGCGACGCCGAGCCGGGCACGAAGGTCCGGTAG
- a CDS encoding DUF7312 domain-containing protein: protein MTDDTADDQYRFSLEDLEDDEAETDRHEARAVEMGQYDPDEVIESGSIDGENALFVALGVLAMVAFFVHVVTLLG, encoded by the coding sequence GTGACAGACGACACCGCCGACGACCAGTACCGCTTCAGCCTCGAGGACCTCGAGGACGACGAGGCGGAGACTGACCGTCACGAGGCCCGTGCCGTCGAGATGGGCCAGTACGACCCCGACGAGGTCATCGAATCCGGCTCCATCGACGGCGAGAACGCGCTGTTCGTCGCCCTCGGCGTGCTCGCCATGGTGGCGTTCTTCGTCCACGTGGTGACGCTGCTGGGGTGA
- a CDS encoding GYD domain-containing protein, with the protein MGTYTSLVSVRERDVNNVQELATLWGEIHTEIEDFDAELKDTYAVLGDYDFIVIFDAAGRDEAFKVALAMERHGLDMQTMEVVPTDDFAELVTDM; encoded by the coding sequence ATGGGTACGTACACCTCCCTCGTCAGCGTCCGTGAACGAGACGTCAACAACGTGCAGGAACTCGCGACGCTCTGGGGCGAGATACACACCGAGATCGAGGACTTCGACGCGGAACTCAAGGACACCTACGCGGTCCTGGGCGACTACGACTTCATCGTCATCTTCGACGCCGCCGGGCGGGACGAGGCGTTCAAGGTGGCGCTCGCGATGGAGCGTCACGGCCTCGACATGCAGACGATGGAGGTGGTACCGACCGACGACTTCGCCGAACTCGTCACCGATATGTGA
- a CDS encoding LiaF transmembrane domain-containing protein, protein MNLRINSRLVSGGVIVLFGLLLLLGTTETYDTGQLWLFVPSVFVLLGAWAIVQSRGANLVGPMVLILVAGALQLAALDILTDAVVEAYWPVLVILVGLTVVFGRQLRTRTVDSDAETMDLFAMFGGVTKRATGSRFAQADVTTLFGGAELDLRDTEPVGTAQVDVFAMFGGVELHVPADWTVRMEVLPVFGAAEDERPRVIREPETDVAGRTTTRPTGGDDVDLIVTGLVGFGGVEVN, encoded by the coding sequence ATGAACCTCAGGATCAACAGCAGACTCGTCAGCGGTGGTGTCATCGTCCTCTTCGGCCTCCTGCTCCTGCTGGGGACCACCGAGACCTACGACACCGGGCAGCTCTGGCTGTTCGTGCCCAGCGTGTTCGTGCTGCTCGGCGCCTGGGCCATCGTCCAGAGCCGCGGTGCCAACCTCGTCGGCCCGATGGTGCTGATACTCGTCGCCGGGGCGCTCCAGCTCGCGGCGCTCGACATCCTGACCGACGCGGTCGTCGAGGCGTACTGGCCCGTGCTGGTCATCCTCGTCGGCCTGACCGTCGTCTTCGGCCGCCAGCTCAGGACCCGCACGGTCGACTCCGACGCCGAGACCATGGACCTGTTCGCCATGTTCGGCGGCGTCACCAAGCGCGCGACCGGCTCCCGGTTCGCCCAGGCCGACGTGACCACCCTGTTCGGCGGCGCCGAACTCGACCTGCGCGACACCGAGCCCGTCGGCACCGCACAGGTCGACGTGTTCGCCATGTTCGGCGGCGTGGAACTCCACGTCCCCGCGGACTGGACCGTCCGCATGGAGGTCCTGCCCGTCTTCGGCGCGGCCGAGGACGAACGGCCGCGGGTCATCCGCGAGCCCGAGACCGACGTGGCCGGCCGGACGACCACCCGGCCCACCGGCGGCGACGACGTGGACCTCATCGTCACCGGCCTCGTCGGCTTCGGTGGCGTCGAAGTGAACTGA
- a CDS encoding NfeD family protein, with amino-acid sequence MAPLLDVDLLPLLLFLAGTGLMIAEALVPGAHFIVIGVALFIAGLVGMLFTPLGTPVALAAMVLAVGLLTFYVYREFDFYEGTDRGQTSSSNDLRGATARVTETVTSTSGRVRLLDQGGFDPNYTARSEWGDEIPEGSEVVVTDPGGGNVLTVAPTETEDDIDRELRRERERQEREQEEDETETA; translated from the coding sequence ATGGCACCGTTACTCGACGTCGACCTGTTGCCCTTGCTCCTGTTCCTCGCCGGAACGGGACTGATGATAGCGGAGGCGCTCGTCCCCGGTGCGCACTTCATCGTCATCGGTGTCGCGCTCTTCATCGCCGGCCTGGTCGGGATGCTGTTCACCCCGCTCGGGACCCCCGTCGCGCTGGCGGCGATGGTGCTCGCCGTCGGCCTGCTCACGTTCTACGTCTACCGCGAGTTCGACTTCTACGAGGGAACCGACCGCGGCCAGACGAGCAGTTCGAACGACCTGCGGGGCGCGACCGCCCGCGTCACCGAGACCGTCACCTCGACCAGCGGCCGCGTCCGCCTGCTCGACCAGGGTGGGTTCGACCCGAACTACACCGCCCGCAGCGAGTGGGGCGACGAGATACCCGAGGGCAGCGAGGTCGTCGTGACCGACCCCGGCGGCGGCAACGTCCTGACGGTCGCGCCGACGGAGACCGAGGACGACATCGACCGCGAACTCCGCCGAGAGCGCGAACGGCAAGAGCGCGAGCAGGAAGAGGACGAGACCGAGACAGCGTAA
- the pyk gene encoding pyruvate kinase yields the protein MRNAKIVCTLGPATDTVGRIRALADAGMSVARINSSHGDEESRAQIADRIRQVDKETEQPLATMVDLQGPEVRTAPLDEPIQLEAGTTVRFYEGDEATPDEIGLSYDISSVSPGDSILLDDGRIESTVERVDGSDVYATLETGGELGGRKGVNMPGVDLDIDVVTEKDRTDLQLAAEKEVDFVAASFVRSAADVIHVNEVLEEYGADIPIVSKIERAGAVENLEEIIDASYGIMVARGDLGVECPMEDVPMIQKRIIRRCRETGTPVITATEMLDSMIHERRPTRAEASDVANAVLDGTDAVMLSAETAVGDHPVRVVEAMDRIVRQVEESEEYAETREQRVPPASDSRTDAIARSARYLARDIGASAVVAASESGYTALKTAKYRPGVPVVATTPTDRVRRQLALSWGVNAQYAPFDQDGVDAVIQNAVQAALDAGVAESGDTVVVLSGMMTELEGAQTTNMLKVHVAAETISTGRGVVSGYVSGPVRHVDDGDLTDVPEGTIVTLGPDFDAEFDGDVSKLAGIVDARPGMTGYPAMIAREVGIPMVSGADLSSVADGATVTIDAERGVVYDGAIRSREDTRR from the coding sequence ATGAGAAACGCCAAGATCGTCTGTACACTCGGGCCAGCGACCGACACGGTCGGGCGCATCCGGGCACTGGCGGACGCCGGGATGTCGGTCGCGCGCATCAACTCCAGTCACGGCGACGAGGAGAGTCGCGCGCAGATCGCCGACCGCATCCGCCAGGTGGACAAGGAGACGGAGCAACCCCTCGCGACGATGGTCGACCTGCAGGGACCGGAGGTACGCACCGCCCCCCTCGACGAGCCCATCCAGCTCGAGGCGGGCACGACCGTCCGGTTCTACGAGGGGGACGAGGCCACGCCCGACGAGATCGGGCTCTCCTACGACATCTCCTCGGTCTCGCCGGGCGACAGCATCCTGCTCGACGACGGCCGCATCGAATCGACCGTCGAGCGTGTCGACGGCTCCGACGTCTACGCCACGCTGGAGACGGGTGGCGAACTCGGCGGGCGCAAGGGCGTGAACATGCCCGGCGTCGACCTCGACATCGACGTGGTGACCGAGAAGGACCGGACGGACCTGCAACTCGCCGCCGAGAAGGAGGTCGACTTCGTCGCGGCTAGCTTCGTCCGGAGCGCCGCGGACGTCATCCACGTCAACGAGGTCCTGGAGGAGTACGGCGCGGACATCCCCATCGTCTCGAAGATCGAGCGGGCCGGCGCCGTCGAGAACCTGGAGGAGATCATCGACGCCTCCTACGGCATCATGGTCGCCCGCGGCGACCTCGGCGTCGAGTGCCCGATGGAGGACGTGCCGATGATCCAGAAGCGCATCATCCGCCGCTGCCGCGAGACCGGAACGCCGGTCATCACGGCGACCGAGATGCTCGACTCGATGATCCACGAGCGCCGCCCGACCCGCGCGGAGGCCTCCGACGTGGCGAACGCGGTGCTCGACGGGACCGACGCCGTGATGCTCTCGGCGGAGACCGCCGTCGGCGACCACCCGGTCCGCGTCGTCGAGGCGATGGACCGCATCGTCCGGCAGGTCGAGGAGAGCGAGGAGTACGCCGAGACGCGCGAACAGCGCGTCCCGCCGGCCAGCGACTCCCGCACCGACGCGATCGCCCGGTCCGCGCGCTACCTCGCCCGCGACATCGGGGCCAGCGCGGTCGTGGCGGCGTCCGAGTCCGGGTACACGGCCCTGAAGACCGCGAAGTACCGCCCCGGCGTCCCCGTGGTCGCGACGACGCCGACCGACCGCGTCCGGCGCCAGCTCGCGCTCTCGTGGGGTGTCAACGCCCAGTACGCACCCTTCGACCAGGACGGCGTCGACGCCGTCATCCAGAACGCGGTGCAGGCCGCCCTCGACGCGGGCGTCGCCGAGAGCGGCGACACGGTCGTCGTCCTCTCCGGCATGATGACCGAACTGGAGGGCGCCCAGACGACGAACATGCTGAAGGTCCACGTCGCCGCCGAGACCATCTCGACCGGCCGCGGCGTCGTCTCCGGCTACGTCTCCGGCCCGGTCCGGCACGTCGACGACGGCGACCTGACCGACGTGCCGGAGGGCACCATCGTCACGCTCGGCCCGGACTTCGACGCGGAGTTCGACGGCGACGTCTCGAAGCTCGCCGGTATCGTCGACGCGCGCCCCGGCATGACGGGCTACCCCGCCATGATCGCCCGCGAGGTCGGCATCCCGATGGTCTCCGGCGCCGACCTGTCGTCGGTCGCGGACGGCGCGACGGTCACCATCGACGCCGAGCGCGGCGTCGTCTACGACGGGGCCATCCGCAGCCGCGAGGACACCCGTCGGTGA
- a CDS encoding DUF726 domain-containing protein has translation MTSDKDGLGRRSALKGLATTGLALGGLSGLAAAGGSDGDYEAPADYPLISTRGHFDDDGNLTSSGTTYNYYGEGDWAKYTESWHDQIIVFVHGWNQDDSQDQDIDGAYTCELALEQNDVYQTNVGYSWDSDRGWWTAVDIAKQNGPKLANWIANWTSNGGDPIRLVGHSLGAQVVASALNNLHAWGYYNAVETASLVGGAIPDQTVSTEDLYGDAIEYAAYSFGNFYNREDDVLDWAYSSAEWDTAVGEQGIQDGLAAPYNYQELDVTQQVPDHGSYYEPGDGCMPEVVASW, from the coding sequence GTGACATCCGACAAGGACGGTCTCGGCAGGCGCAGCGCACTCAAGGGACTCGCGACGACCGGGCTGGCACTCGGCGGCCTCTCCGGCCTCGCCGCGGCCGGCGGCAGCGACGGCGACTACGAGGCGCCCGCGGACTACCCCCTCATCTCGACCCGCGGGCACTTCGACGACGACGGGAACCTCACGAGCAGTGGGACGACCTACAACTACTACGGCGAGGGCGACTGGGCGAAGTACACCGAGTCCTGGCACGACCAGATCATCGTCTTCGTCCACGGCTGGAACCAGGACGACTCGCAGGACCAGGACATCGACGGGGCCTACACCTGCGAACTCGCGCTGGAGCAGAACGACGTCTACCAGACGAACGTGGGCTACTCCTGGGACTCCGACCGCGGCTGGTGGACGGCGGTCGACATCGCCAAGCAGAACGGGCCGAAACTGGCGAACTGGATCGCGAACTGGACCAGCAACGGTGGCGACCCCATCCGCCTCGTGGGACACTCGCTGGGCGCACAGGTCGTCGCCAGCGCGCTGAACAACCTCCACGCCTGGGGCTACTACAACGCCGTCGAGACGGCGTCGCTCGTCGGCGGCGCCATCCCGGACCAGACCGTCTCGACGGAGGACCTGTACGGCGATGCCATCGAGTACGCGGCGTATAGCTTCGGGAACTTCTACAACCGCGAGGACGACGTACTGGACTGGGCGTACAGCTCGGCCGAGTGGGACACCGCCGTCGGCGAACAGGGCATCCAGGATGGGCTCGCGGCCCCGTACAACTACCAGGAACTCGACGTCACACAGCAGGTGCCGGACCACGGCTCGTACTACGAACCGGGCGACGGCTGCATGCCGGAGGTCGTGGCGTCGTGGTAG